One Deinococcus planocerae DNA segment encodes these proteins:
- a CDS encoding acyl-CoA dehydrogenase family protein: protein MIDEFAVQDLFPTDERLIRESVRAFCDAELMPHIGEWWDRAELPARDVMRQFGEMGLLGPTTPEEYGGAGVSYSAYGAMMYELERVDSGLRSAASVQGSLVMYPIYTYGSEEQRRKYLPGLASGELIGCFGLTEPDGGSDPGAMRTRARRDGNEYVLSGNKMWITNSPVADLAVVWAKDDDGVVRGFIVPTDTPGFQAPALHRKMSLRASVTGEIVLEDCRIPAENLLPGSSGLKSPLSCLTSARFGIAWGAMGALEAVLQTALDYTGSRTTFGKPIAGRQLVQDKLVRMATDHTTGLLLAWRLGQLKDAGRMNFAQVSVAKRNNVRVALQGARLAREMLGGNGITTEYPVIRHMLNLETVDTYEGTHDIHTLIVGRHLTGVGALE, encoded by the coding sequence ATGATCGACGAATTCGCCGTCCAGGACCTCTTCCCCACCGACGAGAGACTCATCCGCGAGAGCGTGCGCGCCTTTTGCGACGCCGAGCTGATGCCCCACATCGGCGAGTGGTGGGACCGCGCCGAGCTGCCCGCGCGGGACGTGATGCGCCAGTTCGGGGAGATGGGGCTGCTGGGTCCCACGACGCCCGAGGAGTACGGCGGGGCGGGCGTGTCCTACAGCGCCTACGGGGCGATGATGTACGAGCTCGAAAGGGTGGACAGCGGCCTGCGCAGCGCGGCGAGCGTGCAGGGCAGCCTCGTCATGTACCCCATCTACACCTACGGCTCGGAGGAGCAGCGGCGTAAATACCTTCCCGGCCTCGCTTCCGGCGAACTGATCGGCTGCTTCGGCCTCACCGAGCCCGACGGCGGCTCCGACCCCGGCGCGATGCGGACCCGCGCCCGCCGGGACGGCAACGAGTACGTCCTCAGCGGCAACAAGATGTGGATCACCAACTCGCCGGTCGCCGACCTCGCCGTCGTATGGGCCAAGGACGACGACGGCGTGGTGCGCGGCTTCATCGTGCCGACGGACACGCCGGGCTTTCAGGCCCCCGCCCTCCACCGCAAGATGAGCCTGCGCGCCTCGGTCACCGGGGAGATCGTGCTGGAGGATTGCCGTATTCCCGCCGAGAACCTGCTGCCGGGGTCCAGCGGGCTCAAATCCCCCCTCTCCTGCCTGACCTCCGCCCGCTTCGGGATCGCGTGGGGGGCGATGGGGGCGCTGGAGGCGGTGCTCCAGACGGCGCTCGACTACACGGGCAGCCGCACCACCTTCGGCAAACCCATCGCGGGCCGTCAGCTCGTGCAGGACAAGCTCGTGCGGATGGCGACGGACCACACGACGGGGCTGCTCCTCGCGTGGCGGCTGGGGCAGCTCAAGGACGCGGGCCGGATGAACTTCGCCCAGGTCTCGGTGGCGAAGCGCAACAACGTGCGGGTGGCCCTGCAAGGCGCCCGTCTCGCCCGCGAGATGTTGGGGGGAAACGGGATCACGACCGAGTACCCGGTGATCCGCCACATGCTCAACCTGGAGACGGTGGACACCTACGAGGGCACCCACGACATCCACACGCTGATTGTGGGGCGGCACCTGACGGGGGTGGGAGCTTTGGAGTGA
- a CDS encoding LptA/OstA family protein, with amino-acid sequence MNKLTLTLALAATTVLAQSAAPESRIINIQGAPRGDLRNGPLAFTGSPVKATVSTLQIQASQATLAAPAGTPLIQAKGKRTSNFTGNVVVTRGRLTAKGGQLAYSEATGQGVMGGGPSATFLPADRTQGDPVNISAGQMSLDVDSNVSTSTGNVQLKSGTQTGKADRLIFDEDRELAQLTGTPSLTRAAKGNQKELVMTGQEVRALTNTKTLYVRGGVRLVQGTLTTTGDAVYYDDKKNVAYVVGNAVSTDSKTKATVRAPASGALEQRTDLARVRALNTAYKIPTAQFQLRGEK; translated from the coding sequence TTGAACAAACTGACCCTCACCCTCGCCCTGGCCGCCACGACCGTGCTCGCCCAGAGTGCCGCTCCCGAAAGCCGCATCATCAATATCCAGGGGGCGCCGCGCGGCGACCTGCGCAACGGGCCGCTGGCCTTCACGGGCAGCCCGGTCAAGGCCACCGTGAGCACCCTCCAGATTCAGGCTTCCCAGGCGACCCTCGCCGCGCCCGCCGGAACGCCGCTGATCCAGGCGAAGGGGAAGCGGACCTCGAACTTCACGGGCAACGTGGTCGTCACGCGCGGGCGCCTCACGGCCAAGGGCGGGCAGCTCGCCTACAGCGAGGCGACCGGACAGGGCGTGATGGGCGGCGGCCCGAGCGCGACCTTCCTGCCCGCCGACCGGACGCAGGGCGACCCCGTGAACATCTCCGCCGGACAGATGAGCCTCGACGTGGACAGCAACGTCTCCACGAGCACCGGGAACGTCCAATTGAAAAGCGGCACCCAGACCGGCAAGGCCGACAGGCTCATCTTCGACGAGGACCGCGAACTCGCCCAGCTCACGGGCACGCCCAGCCTCACCCGCGCCGCGAAGGGCAACCAAAAGGAACTCGTGATGACCGGGCAGGAGGTCCGGGCCCTCACGAACACCAAGACGCTCTACGTGCGCGGCGGCGTGCGGCTCGTGCAGGGCACCCTGACCACGACCGGGGACGCCGTGTACTACGACGACAAGAAAAACGTCGCCTACGTGGTCGGCAACGCGGTGAGCACCGACAGCAAGACGAAGGCGACCGTGCGCGCTCCCGCGAGCGGCGCCCTGGAGCAGCGCACCGACCTCGCCCGCGTGCGCGCCCTGAACACGGCGTACAAGATTCCCACGGCGCAGTTCCAGCTCCGCGGCGAGAAGTAG
- a CDS encoding TatD family hydrolase, with protein MIDTHCHLDFMGDPASARGELGLTGMVCIGASREHARNAVALAERFGDVWATVGLHPTSTEEDGPETRAEIERLALHPRVVGIGESGLDDYWDDTRRAAQVEALEWQLDLARRVGKPLVIHVRDKAGEDRAQRGVIDVLAAWPDQPVILHCFSGHPGLLEFGLERGAYFGFAGNTTYKNAREIQEAARVVPLKRLLVETDAPFLAPVPKRGKPNRPGYVRHTLDFIAGLRGLGAGELEQVTDDNARRVYNLPTPTP; from the coding sequence ATGATCGACACCCACTGTCACCTCGATTTCATGGGCGACCCGGCCTCCGCGCGGGGCGAACTCGGCCTGACCGGGATGGTGTGCATCGGCGCCAGCCGTGAGCACGCCCGCAACGCGGTGGCCCTCGCCGAGCGCTTCGGGGACGTGTGGGCCACCGTGGGCCTGCACCCCACCAGCACGGAGGAGGACGGCCCGGAAACCCGCGCCGAGATCGAGCGGCTCGCCCTTCACCCCCGCGTCGTCGGCATCGGGGAGAGCGGGCTGGACGACTACTGGGACGACACGCGGCGGGCGGCGCAAGTCGAGGCCTTGGAGTGGCAGCTCGACCTCGCGCGGCGGGTGGGCAAGCCCCTGGTCATCCACGTGCGCGACAAGGCCGGGGAGGACCGGGCGCAGCGCGGCGTGATCGACGTGCTCGCGGCCTGGCCGGATCAACCCGTCATCCTCCACTGCTTCAGCGGGCACCCGGGGCTGCTGGAGTTCGGGCTGGAGCGCGGCGCGTACTTCGGCTTCGCGGGAAACACGACGTACAAGAATGCGCGGGAGATCCAGGAGGCCGCCCGCGTTGTCCCCCTGAAGCGCCTGCTCGTGGAGACGGACGCGCCCTTCCTGGCGCCCGTGCCCAAGCGCGGCAAGCCCAACCGGCCCGGCTACGTGCGCCATACCCTCGACTTTATCGCCGGGCTGCGCGGCCTCGGCGCCGGGGAACTGGAGCAGGTCACGGACGACAACGCCCGCCGCGTGTACAACCTCCCCACGCCGACACCGTAG
- a CDS encoding LptA/OstA family protein, giving the protein MRRLLTLTLALTLGAGLPAWVLAQGTATPPATAPTTPGSPPADAPPPAAETENASLELVRRGDDGEERRIRIVRTGSSDETGVFTICSPQDDEPGDAPSLAVFSETGPGGVRITIDKNVIRVPLALVTQRQGEDGEGGDGRVEASAGTARFLDEPPPGKTDRLSRCAVEATPRPAPDTVLVTQGRTELKGQKLVYDETDGIARIDGPIAFTRPSDDGPLTGQSERIEVDVDEEQTTLVGNVVLNSKGGRVSKAARVEYDDAANTARLIGTPEQPAESVQGRDVLRAQELLYDLDRNEVVARAGPGSTITGEFQDGEEEPGTPGTTSPPPTSPGTPPGTPPPTTPTPPAP; this is encoded by the coding sequence GTGCGGCGGCTCCTGACCCTGACCCTGGCCCTCACCCTGGGGGCCGGGCTCCCCGCGTGGGTGCTCGCGCAGGGAACGGCGACCCCGCCCGCCACGGCACCGACCACCCCGGGCAGTCCTCCCGCCGACGCTCCCCCACCCGCCGCCGAGACCGAGAACGCCAGCCTCGAACTCGTGCGCAGGGGAGACGACGGCGAGGAGCGGCGCATCCGCATCGTTCGCACGGGGAGCAGCGACGAAACGGGCGTGTTCACGATTTGCAGCCCGCAGGACGACGAACCGGGGGACGCGCCCAGCCTCGCCGTCTTCAGCGAGACGGGGCCGGGCGGCGTGCGCATCACCATCGACAAGAACGTGATCCGCGTGCCCCTGGCCCTCGTCACCCAGCGGCAGGGGGAGGACGGCGAGGGCGGCGACGGTCGCGTGGAGGCGAGCGCCGGGACCGCCCGCTTCCTCGACGAGCCGCCCCCCGGCAAGACCGACCGCCTGAGCCGCTGCGCCGTCGAGGCCACGCCCAGACCCGCGCCCGACACCGTGCTCGTCACCCAGGGCCGAACCGAACTCAAGGGCCAGAAGCTCGTGTACGACGAGACCGACGGCATCGCCCGCATCGACGGCCCGATTGCCTTCACCCGCCCCTCCGACGACGGCCCCCTGACGGGCCAGAGCGAGCGCATCGAGGTGGACGTGGACGAGGAGCAGACCACCCTCGTCGGCAACGTGGTCCTGAACAGCAAGGGCGGGCGCGTGAGCAAGGCCGCCCGCGTGGAGTACGACGACGCGGCGAACACCGCCCGATTGATCGGCACGCCCGAGCAGCCCGCCGAAAGCGTGCAGGGCCGCGACGTGCTGCGCGCCCAGGAACTCCTGTACGACCTCGACCGCAACGAGGTGGTGGCCCGCGCGGGGCCGGGCAGCACGATCACGGGCGAGTTCCAGGACGGCGAGGAGGAGCCGGGAACGCCGGGCACCACGTCCCCGCCCCCGACCAGTCCGGGCACGCCGCCGGGAACGCCCCCTCCCACGACCCCGACTCCCCCCGCGCCCTGA